A single region of the Legionella oakridgensis ATCC 33761 = DSM 21215 genome encodes:
- a CDS encoding YggS family pyridoxal phosphate-dependent enzyme — MTIAERILHVIHQIHQAEAEYGRPPGTVALIAVSKGQSKEAIEQAFAAGVHQFGENYLQEAEPKINILAKLPITWHFIGPIQSNKCRPIAHYFSWVHSVCRASIAQRLNDARPQSLPALNVCIQINDDDEKKAGIHPEQAAELASAILLLPRLHLRGLMLIPKQGHDELQLYLSFQKLTALLHSLNKQLHIHMDTLSMGMSGDFQVAIRAGSTMVRIGQTIFGERR; from the coding sequence ATGACGATTGCTGAACGCATACTTCATGTGATTCACCAAATCCACCAGGCGGAGGCAGAATATGGCCGCCCGCCTGGTACGGTAGCATTAATTGCAGTGAGCAAAGGACAATCCAAGGAAGCCATCGAACAAGCCTTTGCAGCCGGTGTCCACCAGTTTGGTGAAAATTATTTGCAAGAAGCAGAACCTAAAATAAATATTCTTGCAAAACTGCCAATAACATGGCATTTCATTGGCCCAATCCAAAGTAATAAGTGCCGACCTATTGCCCACTATTTCAGCTGGGTTCATAGTGTTTGTCGTGCATCCATTGCTCAACGGTTAAATGATGCTCGACCGCAATCTTTGCCCGCACTGAATGTTTGCATTCAAATTAATGATGATGATGAAAAAAAAGCCGGCATTCATCCTGAACAAGCAGCAGAATTGGCATCCGCTATTTTATTATTGCCTCGCTTGCATTTACGTGGTCTGATGTTAATCCCCAAACAAGGTCATGATGAACTGCAGTTGTATTTATCTTTTCAGAAATTAACTGCCTTGCTGCATTCGTTAAACAAGCAGCTGCATATCCATATGGATACTTTATCCATGGGTATGAGTGGGGATTTTCAAGTCGCCATACGCGCCGGAAGTACCATGGTACGCATTGGGCAAACTATTTTTGGTGAACGTCGGTGA
- a CDS encoding serine/threonine protein kinase: MLPNAVMTETAPQLQLSDERKQNIVWMLSLYGTAIGAGTLFLPIDAGLSGLLPLIIMAVLAFPMTYYSHQALCRFVLSGSSAKNDITDVVDQHFGTRAGRLITLFYFFSIYPILLMYSVAITNTTQSFIINQMHMNAPPRSLLAFILIISLMAIIRFGQQMIIKAMSVLVYPFISILILLSIYLIPHWNDAILRHANNLPATGSHSMLMTLWLLIPVMVFSFNHSPIISSFAVSQKQRFGEKADEKSTWILKYTHIMMVGTVMFFVFSCVLSLSPADLAQAKQQNISILSYLANHFQTPLIAYIAPFIAFIAIAKSFLGHYLGASEGLQGLIVKGAARRNKIIDHKKIKHLIELFIILSCWVIATVNPNILTMIETLGGPIIAIILFLMPMYAIATVPTMKKYRDPIRNSFVILLGVIAISAILFGMWETMVG, translated from the coding sequence ATGCTCCCCAATGCCGTTATGACAGAAACTGCTCCCCAGCTCCAACTTTCTGATGAACGCAAGCAAAATATTGTATGGATGCTAAGCCTTTACGGGACTGCAATCGGTGCAGGTACACTTTTTCTTCCCATCGATGCGGGGTTGAGTGGTCTTTTACCTCTAATCATCATGGCGGTATTAGCTTTTCCAATGACTTATTACTCTCATCAAGCCTTATGCCGATTTGTGTTATCAGGTTCTTCTGCAAAAAATGACATCACCGATGTGGTAGACCAACATTTTGGCACCCGCGCCGGTAGATTAATTACTTTATTTTATTTTTTCTCAATTTACCCTATTTTACTGATGTATAGCGTGGCCATTACTAACACCACACAAAGCTTTATTATCAATCAAATGCATATGAATGCTCCTCCTCGATCGTTACTTGCTTTTATTCTCATTATAAGCCTCATGGCTATCATTCGCTTTGGACAACAAATGATTATAAAAGCAATGAGTGTCTTGGTTTATCCATTCATCAGCATCTTAATACTGCTTTCCATTTATTTAATTCCTCACTGGAATGACGCCATTCTTAGACATGCAAATAACTTGCCCGCCACTGGTTCGCATAGCATGCTGATGACTCTCTGGCTGCTTATACCGGTCATGGTATTCTCATTTAATCACTCTCCCATTATTTCCTCATTTGCAGTCAGTCAAAAGCAACGGTTTGGCGAAAAAGCCGATGAGAAAAGTACATGGATTTTAAAGTACACCCATATCATGATGGTAGGTACGGTCATGTTCTTTGTATTCAGCTGTGTACTCAGCCTGTCTCCAGCAGACTTGGCCCAGGCAAAACAACAAAATATCTCTATTTTGTCTTATCTTGCAAATCATTTTCAAACGCCTTTAATCGCTTATATAGCCCCATTCATTGCCTTTATTGCCATTGCCAAATCCTTTCTTGGTCACTATTTAGGTGCAAGCGAAGGATTGCAAGGATTGATTGTTAAAGGAGCAGCTCGCCGCAATAAAATCATTGACCATAAAAAAATCAAACATCTCATTGAACTATTTATCATCCTAAGCTGCTGGGTGATTGCAACTGTAAATCCAAATATTTTGACCATGATTGAAACCCTTGGTGGGCCAATCATTGCTATTATCCTGTTTTTGATGCCTATGTATGCCATAGCAACCGTGCCAACCATGAAAAAATATCGTGATCCAATACGCAATAGTTTCGTCATTTTGCTGGGTGTAATTGCTATCTCGGCCATCCTCTTTGGTATGTGGGAAACGATGGTAGGTTAA